A genomic stretch from Verrucomicrobiota bacterium includes:
- a CDS encoding radical SAM protein yields MSFHTITHNAKYRFATLHNFGCMFRCPVCSYKLHSGPEGRPGYAWPKPDGFLTTEQIKEALRTVDLATLYFMGGEPTMARNLAELLGFGKNTLGVRTFLGHCNGWKLDLPNLDGANVGLKAWDPQVHRAYTGREKELIFGNFQRAFEAGMDLKANVVYVPGLVDVDQVEAIAAWLGSLSRDIRFHIMGYIPVPGQPYERPTAEQMTEAVACCQRHLNQVGMSHLTSEEARNHAVRDDRFAVKQIA; encoded by the coding sequence ATGTCGTTTCACACCATCACCCACAACGCCAAGTATCGTTTCGCCACGCTGCACAATTTCGGCTGCATGTTCCGGTGCCCGGTGTGCAGCTACAAACTGCACAGCGGCCCCGAAGGCCGGCCCGGCTACGCGTGGCCCAAGCCGGATGGTTTCCTCACCACCGAGCAAATCAAGGAAGCGCTGCGCACGGTGGACCTGGCGACGCTGTATTTCATGGGCGGCGAGCCCACCATGGCGCGGAACCTGGCCGAGCTGCTCGGCTTCGGGAAGAACACGCTGGGCGTGCGGACTTTCCTGGGCCATTGCAACGGGTGGAAGCTCGACCTGCCAAACCTGGATGGCGCGAACGTCGGCTTGAAAGCGTGGGACCCGCAAGTGCATCGCGCCTATACCGGGCGGGAAAAGGAACTGATCTTCGGCAATTTCCAGCGCGCCTTTGAGGCCGGGATGGATCTCAAGGCGAACGTGGTCTATGTGCCGGGGCTGGTGGACGTGGACCAGGTGGAGGCCATCGCGGCATGGCTGGGCAGCCTGAGCCGGGACATCCGGTTCCATATCATGGGCTATATCCCGGTGCCGGGGCAACCTTACGAACGCCCGACGGCGGAACAGATGACCGAAGCGGTGGCGTGCTGCCAGCGCCATCTGAACCAGGTCGGCATGTCGCATCTGACCTCGGAAGAGGCACGCAACCATGCGGTGCGGGATGATCGTTTCGCGGTGAAGCAAATCGCTTGA
- a CDS encoding iron ABC transporter permease: MFTHPPSRARWLMPALLAGLVLAGLAGLMVGSVAVAPGEIVKRLWAALLGQSAHDPTDQILLAARLPRLVLAASVGSALALAGLAAQTLFRNPLATPSIIGVSSGSALGAVLGLLLAGRAGFSSSVLVPVFSLASGLAVTALVFALGRRGSFFGHALLLAGIAIGSLCSSLTTAALYLAGERLQAIVFWLMGGLWQANWRDAWFMLPLALGSCAALYVLAPAMNVALVGERSAHDLGLNLPRLQRQLLLMIAATTAVAVSLTGVIGFIGLVVPHLLRLVIGADHRRLVPATALGGAVLLMVADMLARTLASPAEIPVGILTAVVGAPVFLWLLNKRLGRPAA; the protein is encoded by the coding sequence GTGTTCACGCACCCTCCATCCCGCGCCCGTTGGCTCATGCCCGCCCTGCTGGCTGGGCTGGTGCTCGCCGGGTTGGCGGGATTGATGGTCGGCAGTGTGGCGGTTGCGCCGGGAGAAATCGTCAAGCGGCTTTGGGCCGCGCTGCTGGGGCAAAGCGCCCATGATCCGACGGACCAGATTTTGCTGGCGGCGCGGTTGCCGCGGCTCGTGCTGGCGGCGTCCGTCGGGAGCGCCCTGGCGCTGGCCGGGCTGGCGGCTCAAACTCTCTTCCGCAATCCGCTGGCGACGCCCTCCATCATCGGGGTGTCCAGCGGTTCGGCGCTCGGCGCGGTGCTGGGGTTGCTGCTGGCGGGGCGGGCGGGGTTTTCATCCTCGGTACTGGTGCCGGTGTTCAGCCTGGCAAGCGGGTTGGCGGTCACGGCACTGGTGTTTGCGCTGGGGCGGCGCGGGAGTTTCTTTGGCCATGCGCTGCTGCTGGCGGGCATTGCCATTGGTTCCCTGTGTTCATCGCTCACCACGGCCGCGCTGTACCTGGCCGGCGAACGCTTGCAGGCGATTGTTTTCTGGCTCATGGGTGGATTGTGGCAGGCCAACTGGCGCGATGCCTGGTTCATGCTGCCGCTGGCGCTCGGCAGTTGCGCGGCCCTGTATGTGCTGGCTCCGGCCATGAACGTGGCGCTCGTGGGCGAGCGTTCCGCGCATGATCTCGGCCTGAACCTGCCGCGCTTGCAACGCCAATTGCTGCTCATGATCGCGGCGACGACGGCGGTGGCCGTGAGCCTGACAGGCGTGATTGGTTTCATCGGGCTGGTGGTGCCCCATTTGCTCCGGCTGGTGATCGGCGCGGACCATCGGCGGCTCGTTCCGGCAACGGCCTTGGGCGGGGCGGTGCTGCTCATGGTGGCGGACATGCTGGCGCGCACTCTCGCTTCACCAGCAGAAATTCCGGTGGGCATCCTGACCGCCGTCGTGGGCGCGCCGGTGTTTCTGTGGCTGCTCAATAAACGGCTCGGGAGGCCTGCCGCATGA
- a CDS encoding ABC transporter ATP-binding protein: protein MSLRVESLSFGYYAGHPVLNGLNLEIRAGQVTGLFGPNGCGKSTLLRCLNGALHPQSGAVLHQGQRLDKLTPREIAARIAVVPQETSASVPFLVREMVMMGRFARWDLWGQESPVDHAAVHASLERVGAADLADRHFDELSGGERQRVIIARALAQETRVLLLDEPASHLDIAHQLEVFHLARELAGEGYTVLMVCHDLVVAPMFVDEAVLLKAGRVFARGAVPQVLRAQNLAACFGCSLGITWPSPGAATVMLG from the coding sequence ATGAGCCTGCGGGTCGAAAGTCTTTCCTTCGGATATTACGCTGGCCATCCGGTATTAAACGGCCTGAACCTGGAAATCCGGGCCGGGCAAGTGACGGGGTTGTTTGGACCGAACGGCTGCGGGAAAAGCACCTTGCTGCGCTGCCTGAACGGGGCGCTGCATCCGCAATCCGGCGCGGTGCTGCACCAAGGGCAACGGCTGGACAAGCTGACGCCGCGTGAAATTGCCGCCCGCATTGCCGTGGTGCCGCAAGAGACTTCGGCAAGCGTGCCGTTCCTGGTGCGGGAAATGGTGATGATGGGGCGGTTTGCCCGTTGGGACCTGTGGGGGCAAGAGTCCCCGGTAGATCATGCGGCGGTCCACGCCAGCCTGGAGCGGGTCGGCGCGGCGGACCTGGCCGACCGCCATTTCGATGAACTCAGCGGCGGCGAACGGCAGCGGGTCATCATTGCCCGTGCGCTGGCGCAAGAAACACGGGTGCTCCTGCTCGATGAACCGGCCAGCCACCTGGACATTGCGCACCAACTGGAGGTGTTCCACTTGGCGCGGGAACTGGCCGGCGAAGGGTACACGGTCCTGATGGTGTGCCACGACTTGGTAGTCGCGCCAATGTTCGTGGATGAGGCGGTGTTGCTGAAAGCCGGGAGAGTTTTTGCCCGTGGGGCCGTCCCGCAGGTGCTCCGGGCGCAGAACCTGGCGGCATGTTTTGGGTGTTCGCTGGGAATCACCTGGCCGTCTCCCGGCGCGGCGACAGTCATGCTGGGGTAA
- a CDS encoding RNA polymerase sigma factor, with amino-acid sequence MDTVDTEALDRADMAKLAGGHDAALNNLMDRHAPGVFHFLCRMLGNEDDANDLAQDTFVRVYRSRETYNPEHKFSTWLFTIAANLARNHHRWHARHPNVSLDAESETTEQTLGDTLPAATTDPNQAAEAAERAKAVRAAVQALPDDMREAIILCEWEALPVAEAATVLQSTPKAVESRLYRARNLLREQLKKWL; translated from the coding sequence ATGGACACCGTTGATACGGAAGCCCTGGACCGGGCAGATATGGCGAAGCTGGCAGGCGGACACGATGCGGCTCTCAACAACCTGATGGACCGGCACGCCCCCGGGGTCTTTCATTTCCTCTGCCGGATGCTGGGCAACGAAGACGATGCCAACGATCTGGCGCAGGACACCTTCGTTCGCGTCTATCGCTCCCGCGAGACCTATAATCCGGAACATAAATTCAGCACCTGGCTGTTTACCATCGCCGCGAACCTGGCCCGCAACCACCATCGCTGGCATGCCCGGCACCCGAACGTCTCGCTCGATGCCGAATCCGAAACGACCGAGCAAACCCTGGGTGACACCTTGCCTGCCGCAACCACCGATCCCAACCAGGCCGCCGAGGCTGCCGAACGGGCCAAAGCCGTCCGCGCGGCGGTGCAAGCTCTGCCGGACGACATGCGCGAAGCCATCATTCTTTGTGAGTGGGAAGCCCTGCCGGTAGCCGAAGCGGCCACGGTCTTGCAGAGCACACCCAAGGCCGTTGAATCCCGTCTTTACCGGGCGCGCAACCTACTTCGGGAACAACTCAAAAAGTGGCTTTAG
- a CDS encoding periplasmic heavy metal sensor has product MRRPLLIFVAMLLAGVAVFLASQRLAAHWCIQHAVQPGDDLAWLRLEFHLNDADLARVRELHDGYLPKCREFCERIDSRKRELQTMLAASTSTPAAIEQKLIEVGTLRAQCQAAMLQHFREVSQVMPPEQGRRYLAEMQRLTLGFHEQVEHTMSPANPNSHGHR; this is encoded by the coding sequence ATGCGCCGCCCGCTCCTCATCTTCGTCGCCATGCTCCTCGCCGGAGTTGCGGTTTTTCTCGCGAGTCAACGCCTTGCCGCTCATTGGTGCATTCAACATGCGGTGCAACCCGGTGATGACCTCGCCTGGTTGCGGCTGGAGTTCCACTTGAACGACGCCGACCTGGCCCGGGTGCGCGAACTTCACGACGGTTACCTGCCCAAGTGCCGCGAGTTCTGCGAGCGCATTGATTCCCGGAAGCGCGAATTGCAAACAATGCTGGCCGCCAGCACCAGCACGCCCGCCGCCATCGAGCAAAAGCTCATCGAAGTCGGCACCCTGCGCGCCCAATGCCAGGCTGCAATGCTGCAACACTTCCGCGAAGTCAGTCAGGTCATGCCTCCGGAGCAAGGCCGGCGTTACCTCGCCGAGATGCAGCGCCTGACCCTTGGCTTCCACGAGCAGGTTGAACACACCATGTCCCCAGCGAATCCCAATTCCCATGGACACCGTTGA
- a CDS encoding exo-alpha-sialidase has translation MNHFILLSLLAFASLAPAMETNLAAIPAVPNFSPSPEYADSARLFQGVAGIERAGNGRLWATWYGGGLTEDAHNYILLSTSGDDGKTWQRVLVLDPDGDGPVRAFDPCRWHDPEGRLWLFWGQETTQPKGRAFGTFVTFAITTTDSGKADAKWSAPRAIAKGVMMNKPTVSKDGRWLLPVSSWYSEASSRVVVSTDHGASFVELGAASIPDRKSRSADEQMIVERTNGSLWMLVRGKFATGDNCITGLGESVSTDGGKTWSDVKASAIPHLTTRFFIRRLASGRLLLVRQNPPAGAKGRSHLTAFLSDDDGRTWKGGLLLDERDGAAYPDGVQAADGRISVIYDFQRARDKEILMAIFTEAEVLEGKLTSPRSQLRVLVNKATGVKTPKPATTQPAKPATARLWPLNAVDDAIKVYGTATKAAGVNGQCLVLDGSQVIELKDSGRLNGGAEGFTFSVWMNPYAPQSGQQLIAAKNRYSFGERQWSLAIESNGRLRAYLQQEKWKSINPVEALQPGRWYLVTLTVADAKAALFLNGQPAGEITLTKALPATEAPITLGGVNDRGRLLQQFTGAVDEARWEPRVWSAAEIAGIYQPVAATHEIPKAIIADTPLWDANVKLPKAADAPVLDGVTFQVIKANEPEKDGYIWLHGVGLAWHKGKLFASFGHNKGEENTHGEEARGRISADGGKTWGETFTIGTGAGVPDLSISHGVFLSHGGKLWAFHGAFYGRMQKIHTRAFVLEESTSAWQSQGVVVDDGFWALNQPVKMEDGNWIMPGIKAGAISETSKNPAAVAISHGDDFTKWDLVVIPAVEGLTMWGESGIIVDGPKVTSIARFGAKAQALIAVSKDYGRTWIASAPSNLPMATSKPAAGMLSTGQRYLVCTTTANSGGRRTPLTIAVSKPGESVLSQIFIIRPSAFPQGPGDVADGAPLSYPCAIEHEGKLYVGYSNGGGRRGNHNSAELAVIPIQNLRVKP, from the coding sequence GTGAACCACTTCATCCTCCTCTCCCTGCTCGCTTTCGCTTCCCTGGCTCCGGCCATGGAAACCAACCTCGCCGCCATTCCAGCCGTGCCAAACTTCTCTCCCAGCCCGGAATACGCGGACAGCGCACGGCTGTTTCAAGGAGTGGCTGGTATTGAGCGGGCGGGGAATGGTCGCTTGTGGGCGACTTGGTATGGCGGTGGTCTCACTGAGGATGCCCACAATTACATCCTGCTCTCAACGAGCGGCGATGATGGCAAGACCTGGCAGCGCGTGCTCGTGCTTGATCCCGATGGCGACGGACCCGTGCGCGCTTTTGATCCATGCCGATGGCATGATCCCGAGGGCAGGCTTTGGCTGTTTTGGGGACAAGAGACGACCCAGCCGAAAGGCCGCGCTTTCGGAACCTTCGTCACCTTTGCGATCACGACCACGGACTCGGGTAAAGCCGATGCGAAGTGGTCGGCACCGCGTGCGATCGCGAAAGGCGTGATGATGAACAAGCCGACGGTGTCGAAGGATGGCCGGTGGCTGCTGCCGGTGTCATCATGGTATTCCGAGGCCAGCTCGCGCGTGGTGGTTTCGACGGATCACGGGGCGTCGTTTGTCGAACTGGGTGCGGCCAGCATCCCCGACCGAAAATCGCGCAGCGCCGATGAGCAAATGATCGTCGAGCGAACGAATGGCTCGCTGTGGATGCTGGTGCGCGGGAAGTTCGCCACGGGTGACAACTGCATCACGGGCCTCGGTGAAAGCGTGTCCACGGATGGCGGTAAGACATGGTCAGACGTGAAGGCCAGCGCGATTCCGCATCTGACCACGCGCTTCTTCATTCGCCGGCTGGCGAGTGGCCGGCTGCTGCTGGTGCGGCAAAATCCGCCAGCCGGCGCAAAGGGGCGTTCGCACCTGACGGCGTTTCTTTCCGACGACGATGGCCGCACTTGGAAAGGCGGGCTGCTGCTCGACGAACGCGATGGCGCAGCCTACCCCGATGGCGTGCAGGCAGCCGATGGCAGGATCTCAGTGATCTATGATTTCCAGCGCGCGCGGGACAAAGAGATCCTCATGGCCATCTTCACCGAAGCCGAAGTGCTCGAAGGCAAACTCACTTCGCCCAGGAGCCAACTGCGCGTCCTGGTGAACAAGGCAACCGGCGTGAAGACTCCCAAGCCCGCCACCACGCAACCCGCCAAACCTGCCACCGCACGGCTTTGGCCGCTCAATGCGGTGGATGACGCGATCAAAGTTTACGGCACCGCGACGAAAGCGGCGGGGGTGAACGGCCAGTGCCTTGTGCTCGACGGGAGTCAGGTCATCGAGCTGAAAGACAGCGGTCGGCTCAATGGCGGAGCAGAGGGATTCACGTTCTCCGTGTGGATGAATCCCTATGCTCCGCAGAGTGGGCAGCAACTGATCGCGGCAAAGAATCGCTACTCGTTCGGCGAGCGGCAGTGGAGCCTGGCAATCGAGTCGAACGGCCGCCTGCGCGCCTATCTGCAGCAGGAGAAATGGAAGAGCATCAACCCGGTCGAGGCCTTGCAGCCGGGCCGCTGGTATCTCGTTACGCTTACCGTCGCTGACGCGAAAGCGGCGCTCTTTCTCAATGGGCAGCCCGCCGGTGAAATCACACTTACCAAGGCGCTCCCAGCCACGGAGGCACCGATCACGCTTGGCGGAGTGAACGACCGCGGACGACTGCTGCAGCAGTTCACCGGCGCGGTGGATGAGGCGCGCTGGGAGCCGCGCGTATGGAGCGCGGCGGAGATTGCGGGGATCTACCAGCCAGTCGCGGCTACGCATGAAATCCCGAAGGCCATCATCGCCGACACCCCGCTCTGGGATGCGAATGTAAAGCTGCCAAAGGCCGCTGATGCGCCCGTGCTCGATGGCGTGACGTTTCAGGTCATCAAGGCCAACGAACCCGAAAAAGACGGCTACATCTGGCTGCATGGCGTTGGCCTCGCCTGGCACAAAGGAAAGCTGTTCGCATCCTTCGGTCACAACAAGGGCGAAGAGAACACGCACGGCGAAGAAGCACGCGGCCGTATCAGCGCGGATGGCGGTAAAACGTGGGGCGAGACCTTCACCATCGGGACCGGGGCGGGAGTGCCGGACTTGTCCATCAGCCACGGCGTGTTCCTTTCACATGGTGGCAAGCTATGGGCCTTCCACGGCGCGTTTTATGGTCGCATGCAAAAGATTCACACGCGGGCTTTTGTGCTCGAGGAAAGCACCAGTGCGTGGCAGTCGCAGGGTGTCGTTGTTGATGACGGTTTCTGGGCGCTGAATCAGCCGGTAAAGATGGAGGATGGAAACTGGATCATGCCTGGCATCAAAGCGGGTGCGATTTCCGAGACCAGCAAGAACCCCGCGGCTGTCGCCATCAGCCATGGCGATGATTTCACAAAATGGGATCTCGTAGTCATCCCAGCCGTCGAGGGACTCACGATGTGGGGCGAATCGGGCATCATCGTTGATGGCCCGAAAGTGACCAGCATCGCCCGCTTTGGCGCCAAAGCGCAGGCGCTCATTGCCGTGAGCAAGGACTACGGCCGCACCTGGATCGCCTCGGCACCAAGCAACCTGCCCATGGCCACCTCCAAGCCCGCCGCCGGCATGCTCAGTACCGGCCAGCGCTACCTCGTCTGCACCACCACCGCTAACAGCGGCGGACGCCGCACACCGCTCACCATTGCCGTCAGCAAACCGGGCGAGTCGGTGCTCAGCCAGATCTTCATTATCCGTCCCTCCGCCTTCCCGCAAGGCCCCGGCGATGTGGCCGACGGAGCGCCCCTCTCCTATCCGTGCGCCATCGAACACGAAGGCAAACTCTACGTCGGCTACTCCAACGGCGGCGGCCGGCGCGGCAATCACAACAGCGCCGAACTGGCCGTGATCCCCATTCAAAACCTCCGCGTGAAACCATAA
- a CDS encoding dienelactone hydrolase family protein, which yields MNPTILALLFTSLAAFAAADTDPFAPYLDGKAPEILREVAATNVVPDNITLRQVVFRSRDNSEIFAVIATPKTPGKHPGMLVLHGGGGNAEVDKAMAWAQRGYVAVAPDLPGIAEPKKLTHTKGRWNALKYGDGRWVATPDAGASVIFDAVLSAMKSLYLLRAQPDVDATRIGVVGISWGGYMTTMVCGLAGNQVRAGFAVYGCGFYDLTAQLNGPKSTLGGIPVQERDRWLRDLDAGRRAPGMKAAFFIAGAANDFFYWPRAVQATLDAVPGEKNHVYAPNANHKIPLPGGTVFPKASAEPFKPTAFQPYPTPSGSKANWLAMEVPFFDYYLNAQGKPLPTVIVEKSAPLVARFRVTAPCPLAGAEVYWAREDSDVMKRKWEPLPAAKIGDNRYEAKLPAEAADWFAVVSDDRPVTVSSDLIQVTGPANRTPATQPQP from the coding sequence ATGAACCCAACCATTCTCGCTCTCTTGTTCACTTCGCTTGCCGCGTTTGCGGCGGCGGACACCGATCCCTTTGCGCCTTATCTCGATGGCAAGGCGCCAGAGATTCTGCGCGAAGTGGCGGCCACCAATGTGGTGCCGGACAATATCACCCTGCGGCAGGTGGTGTTCCGTTCGCGCGATAATTCGGAAATCTTTGCCGTGATTGCCACGCCAAAGACGCCGGGCAAACATCCCGGCATGCTCGTGTTGCATGGCGGTGGCGGGAATGCCGAGGTGGACAAGGCGATGGCCTGGGCGCAGCGCGGCTATGTGGCGGTGGCCCCAGATTTGCCGGGCATCGCCGAACCCAAAAAGCTGACTCACACCAAGGGCAGGTGGAACGCGCTCAAATATGGCGATGGCCGTTGGGTGGCGACCCCTGATGCTGGAGCCAGCGTGATCTTTGATGCCGTGCTCAGCGCCATGAAGTCGCTCTATCTGCTCCGTGCGCAGCCGGATGTGGATGCCACGCGCATCGGGGTCGTCGGCATTTCCTGGGGCGGCTACATGACCACCATGGTCTGTGGTCTTGCCGGGAATCAGGTACGGGCGGGTTTCGCAGTGTATGGCTGCGGCTTTTATGATCTGACGGCGCAGTTGAATGGGCCAAAGTCCACCCTCGGTGGCATACCCGTGCAAGAACGCGACCGCTGGCTGCGGGATCTTGACGCCGGCCGTCGCGCGCCGGGCATGAAGGCGGCGTTTTTCATTGCCGGAGCGGCCAACGACTTCTTCTATTGGCCGCGGGCGGTGCAGGCCACCTTGGATGCCGTTCCAGGCGAGAAGAACCATGTCTATGCGCCCAATGCCAACCACAAGATCCCGTTGCCCGGCGGCACCGTGTTTCCCAAAGCATCCGCCGAACCGTTCAAGCCCACGGCGTTTCAACCGTATCCCACCCCCAGCGGCAGCAAGGCCAACTGGCTTGCGATGGAGGTGCCCTTTTTTGACTATTACCTGAACGCCCAAGGCAAGCCACTGCCCACGGTGATCGTGGAAAAGAGCGCCCCGCTCGTCGCTCGCTTTAGGGTTACTGCCCCGTGCCCATTGGCCGGTGCGGAAGTTTATTGGGCCAGGGAGGATTCGGATGTGATGAAGCGCAAATGGGAGCCGTTGCCCGCCGCCAAAATCGGCGATAACCGTTATGAGGCCAAACTCCCCGCCGAGGCCGCTGATTGGTTCGCGGTGGTGTCCGACGATCGTCCCGTTACGGTCTCGAGCGATTTAATCCAAGTTACCGGGCCAGCGAACCGAACTCCTGCCACCCAGCCTCAACCATGA
- a CDS encoding glycoside hydrolase family 99-like domain-containing protein, with protein MSGNTPSAMNTLPGLVALLMLPLAVLCAGQPERPIVGAIRWDAWYGTNGPVKETEVTLGPPKYHFRLPWFARLVGADKVSINGDSQAIVETEIAYAAEAGLNYWAFVDYWDDANLSIALRRYRAAKDKRGVRYCLIEEGGRLDTMGVRGWARLVDHFKDPNYQTGCEGRPLLFVFGKPQRLGKNAWQELGAAATAAGLKPPYIVLMGWQPQQDAKDMQALGFDAISAYACGGSYTMTPPSYAQQCAGIRRDRWEKCRALGLQCVTFASAGWDTRPRNERPPSWITGVAASPDNTPPAQQKPLMDAVTATPDQLANHLREAVDWTQHNRDLNPSNAIIIYGWNENDEGGWLIPTLGADGRPNEERIKAVSNVLRVSSSLTPSTSILPPTP; from the coding sequence ATGTCCGGTAACACACCATCTGCGATGAATACCCTGCCGGGTCTTGTCGCCTTGCTGATGTTGCCGTTGGCTGTGCTGTGTGCCGGGCAGCCCGAACGCCCCATTGTCGGTGCCATCCGGTGGGATGCGTGGTATGGCACGAACGGGCCGGTGAAGGAAACGGAAGTTACGCTGGGGCCGCCGAAGTATCACTTCCGGTTGCCGTGGTTTGCGCGTTTGGTTGGTGCGGACAAGGTCAGCATCAACGGTGATTCGCAGGCGATTGTCGAAACGGAAATCGCCTATGCGGCGGAAGCGGGGCTGAACTACTGGGCCTTTGTTGACTATTGGGACGACGCCAATTTAAGCATCGCGCTCCGTCGCTATCGCGCCGCCAAGGACAAGCGCGGCGTGCGCTATTGCCTTATCGAGGAAGGTGGGCGGCTTGACACAATGGGCGTGCGCGGTTGGGCACGGCTCGTTGATCATTTCAAAGACCCGAATTACCAGACCGGGTGCGAAGGACGCCCGCTCCTTTTTGTGTTCGGCAAGCCGCAGCGCCTTGGCAAAAATGCGTGGCAGGAACTCGGTGCTGCCGCCACCGCCGCCGGGCTCAAACCGCCGTATATCGTGCTCATGGGCTGGCAGCCGCAGCAGGATGCGAAGGACATGCAAGCGCTTGGTTTCGATGCAATCTCGGCTTATGCGTGCGGCGGAAGTTATACCATGACCCCGCCGTCGTATGCGCAACAGTGTGCTGGCATCCGGCGCGACCGTTGGGAGAAATGCCGCGCGCTCGGCCTCCAGTGCGTTACCTTTGCCAGTGCGGGTTGGGACACGCGCCCGCGTAACGAGCGTCCTCCGTCCTGGATCACTGGGGTCGCTGCGTCGCCGGATAACACACCGCCCGCGCAGCAGAAACCGCTCATGGATGCCGTCACCGCTACGCCTGATCAACTCGCTAACCATCTCCGCGAAGCCGTGGACTGGACGCAGCACAATCGCGACCTCAACCCGAGTAATGCCATCATTATCTACGGTTGGAATGAAAACGACGAAGGGGGTTGGCTGATTCCTACGCTTGGTGCGGATGGTCGCCCCAATGAAGAGCGCATCAAGGCCGTGAGCAACGTGTTACGCGTCTCTTCGTCATTAACACCTTCAACCTCAATACTCCCACCAACGCCATGA